Proteins from a single region of bacterium:
- a CDS encoding DMT family transporter, with the protein MSQAGRTLWLLLAANLFWSTGGWLIKEIDVAGPALAGWRSLIAFLFLLALRPLLGSGRGHPPPAAAWRGRGLWLGAASFALNTICFVTATKLTTAANAILLQYTAPVYVLLFGALWLKEPVRRADLAAVALAFGGLALLLSERLGGGSGAGNLLALAAGLSFAGTILALRHEAGRDPLRVPLLGCGLAALALAPWWIGQPPPPGQWPHLLGLGVGQFGLGYLCYALGMRRARAATGALAAAVEPVLNPVWVALLLHEVPGPRALAGGLLVLAAVTGRGWWAARRGE; encoded by the coding sequence ATGAGCCAGGCCGGCCGCACCCTCTGGCTGCTCCTCGCCGCCAACCTCTTCTGGTCGACGGGGGGCTGGCTGATCAAGGAGATCGACGTGGCGGGGCCGGCCCTGGCCGGCTGGCGCTCGCTCATCGCCTTCCTCTTCCTTCTGGCGCTTCGCCCCCTGCTCGGAAGCGGAAGGGGCCATCCCCCGCCCGCCGCCGCCTGGCGCGGCCGGGGCCTCTGGCTGGGCGCGGCCAGCTTCGCCCTCAACACGATCTGCTTCGTGACGGCCACCAAGCTGACCACCGCCGCCAACGCCATCCTGCTCCAGTACACGGCGCCGGTCTACGTGCTGCTCTTCGGCGCCTTGTGGCTGAAGGAGCCGGTGCGGCGGGCCGACCTGGCCGCTGTCGCCCTGGCCTTCGGCGGTCTCGCCCTCCTGCTCTCGGAGCGCCTGGGGGGCGGGTCGGGGGCCGGCAACCTGCTCGCCCTGGCCGCCGGGCTCAGCTTCGCCGGCACCATCCTGGCCCTGCGCCACGAGGCGGGCCGCGACCCCTTGCGCGTCCCCCTGCTCGGTTGCGGCCTGGCCGCGCTGGCGCTGGCGCCCTGGTGGATTGGCCAGCCCCCTCCCCCCGGCCAGTGGCCGCATCTGCTGGGGCTGGGGGTGGGCCAGTTCGGCCTGGGCTACCTCTGCTACGCCTTGGGCATGCGCCGGGCGCGCGCCGCCACCGGCGCGCTGGCCGCCGCCGTGGAGCCGGTGCTCAACCCGGTCTGGGTGGCCCTCCTGCTCCACGAGGTGCCGGGACCGCGGGCGCTGGCCGGCGGGCTGCTTGTCCTGGCCGCGGTGACGGGTCGGGGGTGGTGGGCCGCCCGGCGCGGAGAATGA
- a CDS encoding alpha-amylase family glycosyl hydrolase encodes MRTTLWMASVLAAACLAVKPAASWPAPADPARQVIYEVNLRQYTPEGTIAAFQEHLPRLRELGVDILWLMPIHPIGEERRKGGLGSPYSVRDYRDVNPDLGTREDLRRLVATAHALDMRVILDWVANHCAWDNPIVREHPQWLTRGEDGQPRPPVDDWSDVVDLDYERPDLRAWMIESLVFWLREADIDGYRCDVAGMVPTEFWEEARSRLEAVKPVFMLAEWDDPALAGPFDMSYAWDLHRAGNAYMKGEASVARLDSLVAGEAERWPAGHLQMRFTTNHDENSWNGTEDERLGLAADAFSVLCWTLPGMPLIYSGQEAGLSHRLSFFEKDEIPWRGHPRAALFAALNRLKHTSPALWRAEAGAESYRRLSRGPAWSFLRLDASQHLLCAVNLSADPLDLEVEDPLLTGSWREWEDGRLSELAGRLRLELPPWGWSIWRSTGER; translated from the coding sequence ATGCGAACCACCCTGTGGATGGCCTCCGTCCTGGCCGCGGCCTGCCTTGCCGTGAAGCCCGCCGCCTCCTGGCCCGCGCCGGCCGACCCCGCCCGCCAAGTGATCTACGAGGTCAACCTGCGCCAGTACACGCCGGAGGGCACCATCGCCGCCTTCCAGGAACACCTGCCGCGGCTGAGGGAGCTGGGGGTGGACATCCTCTGGCTCATGCCCATCCATCCCATCGGCGAGGAGAGGCGCAAGGGCGGCCTGGGCAGCCCCTATTCGGTGCGCGACTACCGGGACGTCAACCCGGACCTGGGCACGCGGGAGGACCTGCGCCGGCTGGTGGCCACCGCCCACGCCCTGGACATGCGGGTCATCCTGGACTGGGTGGCCAACCACTGCGCCTGGGACAACCCCATCGTCCGGGAGCATCCCCAGTGGCTGACCCGCGGCGAGGACGGCCAGCCCCGCCCGCCGGTGGACGACTGGAGCGACGTGGTCGACCTGGACTACGAGCGGCCCGACCTGCGGGCCTGGATGATCGAATCCCTCGTCTTCTGGCTGCGCGAGGCGGACATCGACGGTTATCGCTGCGACGTGGCGGGCATGGTGCCCACCGAGTTCTGGGAGGAGGCCCGCTCGCGACTGGAGGCGGTCAAGCCGGTTTTCATGCTGGCCGAATGGGACGATCCGGCCCTGGCCGGCCCCTTCGACATGAGCTACGCCTGGGACCTGCACCGGGCCGGCAACGCCTACATGAAAGGCGAGGCGAGCGTGGCGCGCCTGGACTCCCTGGTGGCGGGCGAAGCTGAACGCTGGCCGGCCGGCCACCTGCAGATGCGCTTCACCACCAATCACGACGAGAACAGCTGGAACGGCACGGAGGACGAACGCCTGGGCCTCGCCGCCGATGCCTTCAGCGTGCTGTGCTGGACCCTGCCCGGCATGCCCCTCATCTACAGCGGCCAGGAGGCGGGCTTGTCCCACCGCCTCTCCTTCTTCGAGAAGGACGAGATCCCCTGGCGCGGGCATCCGCGCGCCGCCCTGTTCGCCGCGCTCAACCGCCTCAAGCACACCAGTCCCGCCCTCTGGCGCGCCGAGGCGGGGGCGGAGAGCTATCGCCGCCTCAGCCGTGGCCCGGCCTGGAGCTTCCTGCGCCTGGACGCCAGCCAGCACCTGCTCTGCGCCGTCAACCTGAGCGCCGACCCCCTGGACCTGGAGGTGGAGGATCCGCTCCTGACCGGATCCTGGCGGGAGTGGGAGGACGGGCGTCTGAGCGAGCTGGCGGGCCGCCTGCGGCTCGAGCTGCCCCCCTGGGGCTGGAGCATCTGGCGCTCGACGGGGGAGCGGTGA